The segment aaatgtgtaatcaaagtaaATGAGTTAGAAATGTAACAAAAACGTTTttctaaatgattttaaaatattatagtaataataaaatgataaggattaatatcgtatttgtgtaaacagcttttacattaccgctttataattgccaattttttaaaataaataatggatatgtttatatttatccttaagagatacaTATATTATGCTCTCGCGgatttttctgtagacctatcaaagatacacaattctaccatacattattttgttacataatatatctcAAAGTTTAGACAGAGTTTGCGTTGAATGATCCCAgacgttttatttttttccgacacctcctacaaatatcgttaatgtatacaaatatttaaataagaatttaacaaattatatacaaaaaccttcctcgagagcCATTGCTATCCATTGgttaaagccggcaacgctcctgtgattcctatagtgttgcaagagaatgtgggcgacggtgatcactcaacaccaggtgacccgtacgctcgtttgtcctccttttccataaaaaaaacgccAGTTACTTATAGATATCGATCCGGTTGTATACTGAGTTTATGTATCGATCAATGATACATTATATTGTGTTCTCGCATGCTCGCTCATCTATTCATATTTAATAGACATGAAAATATTTCGGCTTCACGACCATAGTACACTTAATTGAAAGTAATTTTGCAGACACATACTTCACATAGACGCTAATGATGCTCTGAGCGCAAGTTATGATGCACACATAGTTTCTAGGCTAGATTGATCTTTAGGCTAGattgatgaaaataatttagattattataaGCATGGACAAAATTGATGATGTCAAAGAGTTAAGACCTACAACAGAGCATGATATTGCAAAACAATAAATCGTAATTATTGACACAGGTGTTTAGCGCATGCAATTTTTATCTTTAGCCGTTTTTATACTCATTCAATGTACCTACATCCGTAGTCCGTActacctaataataaaaattgcgtGTAAATAGCTGTCTGttactctttcacgcctaaactatCCCCATATTTTGTTAATCACGCAGTTCCCAAGAAGCGGAGTAGATAAATCGGGAAGATCTTGTGACATTACACGGGATAAATTTGACACATTACAAATCTAGACCAATGCTATGTAAAAGTTATGAAATGTGGTTTCTAAATTATTCGATATTCCAGAGTAGCGGTATGGATTTCAATGAAATTTGGCAGTAGGAtagatttttgaagtaatactttATTAGGCGCGACTTGAGGGTAGGTaactcaggatttttgataaaaatattgaaagtgATGAAGGTTTATAAGAAGAGAGGGAAAACGACAGGTTTGTAAACTCGGTAAATACATTTGCTTAGAGATTCCccttgtataatatttaataaaaatcataagATGTGGGTAATTAGGTAGGTACACGACTTGTGCATCAAGTGTACCCCGTGCTAAGCATAAAAACTATCGCAGATcaaatttatttcagaaatCACGTCATAAAATATTCTCTCTACTCTAAATACCTATCTAGTATTTAAAAtactgaataatataaataaacggGTACAGTTAGGTacttaagttaaaaaaagtacCTACGTGGTTCTCGTTTAGTAATTGAACATTTATTACctaggtaataaataatttattcatgaGTATTCTAATACTACAGTTTCAAATAGTGAGTACGTTACACGTAcgtctaataattaatattacaattaagtaGGTCTATGTaggtatttcaaattttgtactAAGTATTTGATAAATAGATTAACTACCTACCGATTAATACCGACACATAATACAATCTTCTACCAAACATAGCGTCTTATATCAGTATGAtcgtatatacatattatgtactataatttcaaattcataATTGAACAGcacaacaaaatatttaatattattatcaagttaATAACACGCAAAAGCGAATCCGAGGTCATGTCAGCGTTATTAATTAACCCGCTTTAATATAACCAAACATAGATGATACGAAAATACACGAATACTAGcgttaatgtataaaataatatgtatttccgACTAGGTATGTAGTCTACATAGATCATATTTTCAGTCTATTATCAACTGATTAAATGATAACAGCTCGGTAGATTAGGGGGAAGTCGAAATGAAATGAGTCGAAGGACTTACCTACACATAGTAGTAACGTATTGTAggtacaaataattatatataatgtagtaATTACCAACCTGCTATTCGTAATACTGCGCGGTCAGCCGGGTCTAGCTGAAGTATGGACAAAGGTTTATCCTTTGCCCATTCCTTCAAGCTAAAGTCGTTCTCGAATTCCATCTTTTTGTCATCCAATGTACGCAATCTTGCGCGCACTCTCGTACATAATTGAATCAAAATAACCCACTACCGACGCCGAAACTCACTAAAAACACTCACAATATCAACGTTAGATACAAATATAAGGTAAACAAAACAACACTTTCattgtaataaatgaaaatcGATACGGTATACAAAAATCACTAAAGATACGGCACTGCGTATCTAGTATTTGTAAACTGATTATTCGGTTTATTTTGTACTGTAAGTGAACAcgattattagattattatcaaaataaggcAAATCTACagacaaaacaaatttgttttgagGTTATCAATAACTCGGAGCATCATACACCGGACCGGCGGGCAGACATGATGCGACTGTCTAGTTCTTCAATGTGCCGCATGTCGCCGCTTTTGCTCAGTGGTAGACGTCAGTGCTCAGCTGTTTAGCGCACGctcgtatttattataatactaccAAATAAAAAAGCGCTTTTATATCgtggaaatatttatataattatactaatttcctcattttatatttaatacctatTGTTAGTTCATGAAACCACAACATTataattagaatattatatgGATCATTTCCTCTAGCAAAAAGTAAGTTTGAGGATGAAACTAGACatctgaaaaaaaattgtggtcCCGCCATTTCTTctccatttatttaaattataaacttaaagtACGTTTAAAGTAGAAAATCTACTCAAAAGCTATCTAAACTATTATTTTGATAGTTTATTGCTATGAACTCATGTTATgatgtaattgtaaaataatattataaatatactaattttgtaaatataattatgccTATAAGCCAAGGATGATCTAGATTCTAAAGTATACAGACGATGTTGAGACTTGCGAATTGTTGTAcgctattttattttagtacccTTTTTGTACCGATATACGAATAAtgaatacctacataatattatacaggaCGACAATcgaagagtatttttttttacggttGTGATATGATGATAATAAGTTAAAACTAAGCTAGTATAGTTTTAATTGTCTAACAATAATATGAGTATAGAACAAAAGAATGGTTGTAGGTACtcattctttctttcttttatgGAACTGTGTAACAGAACGGACAAATGATCCAAGTTGTAACTTTTAACGCAATACAAATCGACCTTAGCCCTTAGGTGTAATATATGAGTAGTTACTGCGATACCACCCCAATCGTATCACACTTCACCCGTAACTCTCCGACTTTATTATTTGTTctgcaataattataataagtttattcaCCAAAAAAAATATCGGATGATATTTATATCGGTTATATTGTTACCGATTACGTACACAAAACACAAAACTGGACGAAAATTTGAACATCGATTCCAAGGTTCTTGGGATTGAGatgatttgggatcattttttaaatccattgCAACAACATGACTATTCGGTAGGTACTTCTCCTTCTTCTCTTCAAGGTTCTCGGGAAGGCTGAGCTCtgaattcaaaattattatgatgACAGCAGGATGACAGACAGATTCGCAATgacaatttttaatgttttgtgttTCCACGCACTCGTTAGGTAATTTTCAAAGTTAAACATGGTGGCGCATGTCGGAAAAATTAAAACGTTTTATGACGATGTGTGCGCACAGCGACACGAACCGCGAAACCATGAATTTAGTCGATAGTGTGATGTACCGTATACTTACcagagacgtcgtttcattgtgcgtcttctaccgcatttatcgcggggagtgttccgaagagctgtttcacctgattcctgccgtcgaaatctaccttcgcacgacacgccacaaattaggatatcatccccatcatctggatgtgtggcggtcctccactgtgcgcttttcaaggagctttcttctacgtactacaaagctgtggaatgagcttccttgtgcgctgttaccgggacgatacgacatgggtaccttcaaaaaaagcgcgtacaccttccttaaaggccggcaacgctcctgtgattcctctggtgttgcaagagaatgtgggaggcggtgatcacttaacaccaggtgacccgtacgctcgttggtcctcctttttccataaaaaaaagaaaaatatttattgacacTGGTTATAAGGTCAATACCTAACAACTTACAACAATTCCCTGACTATATAAGAGAGAAGTTACTGAAGTTTAGAATGTTTTGTAATCTTATAGTTAGGTATTATAATATGTGTTATTTGCTTACATTTTACATCAtcacttttttaattataatttagtaaGTAGTAGAAGTAcatagttaaataattaatagtttagTTTTATTGATCTAActgataaatataaaagttaaactaaatttatactcaagtaaataatattatttatgtaaattactTTCTATTTAGCATTTTTAATCAATGgttatattttaaacacaaagtGCTAGTTTGtagaaaataacaatattttgaaattggcAACATTGGTTACCAAGGCAACACATCTTTGAACAAAATTCATCAAATTTCAAAACAGTAAACacaaatgataataattgaaaatgacAAATCATCAGCACTCAgcagattaaattaaatttctgtcTGTGTGTTTTGCTTCTCAGTTTTccttttatttaacataatatgaatgcGATCCTTTCTAACTCCTCACAATAATACAATACATTCTTTCAAAACTTCGTACCTATAAAATAACAGCTATTTACAATGTTTTGTTGACATTATGATAGTGTATTGTGAGAAACTGCCTAGGAGCATTCACAATACCTTTTAATCGCCCTGGGAATTTTCAGTTTTGTGATCGTGTGAATTCTTGTGTTGACCTAATTTCAAAAGTTTTGTCGATAAACTTCCGTTTATGCGAAATTATGACCTACATAACATCAAGTCTTTGTTCAGATGCTCGGAAACGGGTGCTTTTTGTTCAATCCAAGactatttacttatttactgatataataatatgaacaatAACTGGTGCAGATTGTTGAAGCTGTGTTAAGAGTATCTTTGGAGTATGTTAATGGtatggttatattattattttacatacacAAACAACTTTAGCTAATAAAACCCTAaaagttgttaaaaaaaactttcgaAGGCTTTTTTATGGCAGTAACTGTAGTAGTATGAATGAGAAACAAATGCTTGTTACATTTACTAGCCTTATGTTACTAGAGCTCTATGTGCTATTTGCCGATGATACtttgttgattttttaaatttacagacAAAAAGAAGTATTCATGACATAAATAATATGCTCTAAAAGGTATTATAACCTATAATTTACGAAGTTTACTATGCCTAATGTAAGACAGGTTGATGGAGGATTGTGTTGAATAATGAAGTAATGCAGCTTGTTAAATGGATGGTCCTATTTGGACTCTAAATTTCAATGGAGACCTCATATCACTGATCTGGCTGAAAGTCTTAGTTCTGTAACAATATTAGTTTATTTCAGCCATTTTCATAGTGTAATATTGTCTGCTGTTATGGTGATAAGATGCTCATGTTCAAACTATTTTTGTTATACTAAAAAGAGCTATGTGTGCCAAGTACAGACTTTCTAACAGAATTATATAGAGAAATCAATATACTACATACTGCTAGAATCTCaataaatttttgtctgtttgtgtgtgtttaaaAAAACTTCCATATCTTCTTTATTTTATCTGGTATAAATAGCTTTAACACTAGAAATAGACACAAGCTAGCTTTTCTAATCTTAGGCTCCACAATGGAGGATTGTGTATTAAGCTATTTAATACATTACCACAAAGTATTCTTGACTTGcccatacataaatttaaacacaaattGCCCTATGAAAAAGGTCTACTACAAAATAGGGGATGGTTTTAATATTTGGACAGTAATGGTGATCTGCATTTTATATTGGTGACATGCTTAGTTTGAGTATTTTTCaaaaagccatttttttaaGGGGTGAATTTTATGATGTGGCTTGGAagtcaatattttcaatatcatATCCATGTGTGCATGTAAAAACCTAAATTTGAGATACTCATTGTCTAAAAGTTTCCAGCATCACAGTCCCAAGAAGGATGATTCTTCTAAACTCATCTTCAGTGGGAATTTCACTCCACAAAATTGTCACTTTGATATCAAAATGGAAGAGAGAAGCAACATGCGCAAAGACATTTTGAACACTGTGCTGAAGAGAACAGAGTCCATTATGCTTGAACAGAGGGTTCAGCCTAACCCTTTATATGAAGATCCAAAGGATTTAACAGGTAGGAAATGGTTCATTTATGTTAGGCAAGAGATGTATACTTCTCCTGATGTCTTATGACCATCTCAGcttcagaaaaaaattgttttcatggTTACCTTGATGCTTCTAGATAACCAATCTAAAGATTACTTTATTCCTTTGAGGTACAAATACTTTCCATTGAGAAATATGAAAAGGCCTCAGAGGAGGAGATTTTGATTTCATTGGAAATTAATCTCTTCCCAGACACCAACTCCATTTAGAAGCTGTGCACATATCAATTGCCCAGTAGTTTAAGTACTCATGCATATCTTAAACTTGAAATCACATTGCAGCAGAGAAGCCAACAAAACCACCAAGAAAACGAAACATACATGCACTAGCAATCACATCACCTCGGCAAGACAAACCAATGAAGGAGTTGAAGAAGAAACTCACTAAGAAATATGAGGGTCTTGTCACAGCCCTGATGGATAAATGCGAGGAGAATGTGACTATTGTAAGTATTTAAggatatatttaaaagtatttgttaGATTTCAGTTTCATTAATACAAAtgtaaatcaaatttaatttaatgaggGCTTCTAAGTGGACCTCATGTAGGCTTTGTTTTTTCGATATGCTTATAAAAGGCAAAGTATTTAAAGCTGCTATTTAGTAGATATTACTAGATTTCAGAAAAAGACACTCAGATAGGAAAGCTTAAGGAGAAACTCAAGGCAGTACTGGAATACAACAGAATGTTTTCAGAAGAGTGTGATAGAGTTAAATCTGAACATGATGCTCTATTGAAGTATGTCAATGATTGCAAGAGAGTGGTAAgggaagaaaaagaaaaaagagcAGAGTTGGAAATAAAGCATAGTAAATTAGAGGAAAAGATGAAACAGTATGAGATGCCTGATCGTGGTAAGTTATATATGTACTTTATAGCAAATTTTTGGGAACAATTGATTGAGCAATAAGAACTCACAAAAACATTTCATTTGAAGTTATTAGCCCAGACTCACAAGTTCTATATACTGATCATCTTGATAAAAAAGTCAGTAAGTTCGGTTATTGTGTTCAAATTTTCCACTGACATAGAGACCCTCTAGATTCTAGAAGGTCCATTGTGTGTGCAATGTTGGCAGTTTACCTTGAGTCAACCCAATGCCAAAGAGAAGCGAGGAAGTCTCGTACGGTCCTCACAGGCTCCTTGGAGTGGTAATTTTCTAATATGTTTGCTTGCTTTCGCATTCGAGCATTGCGTCACTGATATTTTCTTTCTATTACAAACAAATTTTGCAAAGGGGTTGTCGGGGATTCATATGCACTGCTCTGTGAGCATGCAAATGCTCACAGAGCAGTGCCTGGTAATTATGAATATGACCATGcgaatatcttttttttaagacAAAAGAGCATCCTAGCTAGTTTTGGTTTTGGCTGACAAGTTACTGTTGGCATCCATCATTGTTAGTGGACCCCATAGTTTGCAGTCTCAACCACACCCTTCTCAGTGGAAGGTATTGGTACCAATGGTACCCGTCCTGCAGTTACACTGCTGGATCCTTGTTTAGCTAGTTCATCCAAGACATCGAATTTTCTTTCACTTTTATAGCTGCGACATCATAAGTGATGTCCATTGGTCTCTATTCCAACTGCTCTGAGGGGCTGCTCAAAAGTGTTGTGTTCGCGAGCGATCACAAGCACTAACATGGTAGTGATTCAGGCGCCACACAATGCCTTttcattatcaataaatatataatatttactatttaagaTTTCATTGATAATCGAAATGTGTAGCtctgttattttattgtaataaatcacATTTGACTATTGAAGTGTATGACATATAACATAGagacattaattttaaactcaGGTAGGTAAATGTGATTGTTGTTGCTTTAAATATTcagttgataataatttattacatattccAGATCACACTGATGGGGGTATACCATTAGTTGAGGTCTGCATGAGCTGCAGCAGCCGACAGATAGTTTTGAAACAGGCGAGAGAGCTCAACAACCGTCTTCAGAAGGACATGCAAGCAATGAAAGAAGTATTGTATAGGTCAGTTTACTGTGTTCAATCATCAATGACATGCTGTGCACTACAGCATGTCATTggcttcttaatttttttttggaagaggatGACGACCATGCAGactgtcacctgatgttaataCACAAAACAGGAGAGCGTGTCTcctgctacaccagaggaatcacatgagcgttgctggccttttaggaaggtgtaggcGTCTTTTAGGTACGCGGTCGTAACGTACTGGAAACATTGTGCAAGAAAGCTTTACACAGTTTTATTGTTTGTAGaacaaaattccttgaaaactaTATCtactgtagaggaacgccacacatccagaggCTGCTGAATAATTCGTAATCAAGCGCGAATTCAATGAGAATTTTATTAGCTAGTTGCTTTTTAAATAGATTTGTCTATTTAACCTTATGTTGAGGCGGTACATAcctatataaacaataattgagaacatgtttcagtataaacAATTATGCACCCTTATTATGTAAGGAAGACTTCCACAGCTACTTCTACTGCTATTGCATGTACATTAAGAAGAAAATCTATCGTTATTTATTATCATTCCAGATTGAACGTACAACTGTCTCGGTATCAGGAGAAGCTACGCGTGAACTCAACCGTGGCCGACGTGAAGGATTGCAAGAGTAATGGTTACGACCTGGATTCTTTAATCACTGCCAGCTTTGGACACAGACAAGGTGAGTCATTTGACATTTTTGTTTCTACACGATTTACACGAATGCTagaaatcctactaatattataaatgtgaaagtttgtatgtctggatgtatgtttgaacttctttaacgcaaaatctactgaataggtTTTGATGAAActgtacaataatatagcttacacaccagaataacaaataggctataatttataaaactatagtgtgaattatacaaaatataaaagaagtgtgattgttactaatgaatacaactagcgccatctcttatcaactagcaagcacaagatcaatacaatttatgtggcaaaacaacgtttgccgggtcagctagtatatatataatacaccAGGCCGTGGATTGGCGGAATTGGGAGTAAAACTGGGAGGGGGATATTTAACTCTTGGACAGGCCTAGTTTTTCAGGAACCTGTTACCATTAAAGGGTTTGTTTTTTGGTAACAATAGCAAATGGtgtcaatatatttaaagaaattattttcaTGTACCTACATATAGAACATTTTTGATCCTGTTGACATGTATTTTTTAACCAAGACTTCAATTAAGTGACTTTCTCTCCTTTCACAGATGGTGACGAAGAGAATAAGCCATTAGAT is part of the Leptidea sinapis chromosome 13, ilLepSina1.1, whole genome shotgun sequence genome and harbors:
- the LOC126967625 gene encoding protein Cep89 homolog isoform X4 produces the protein MLMHHSPKKDDSSKLIFSGNFTPQNCHFDIKMEERSNMRKDILNTVLKRTESIMLEQRVQPNPLYEDPKDLTAEKPTKPPRKRNIHALAITSPRQDKPMKELKKKLTKKYEGLVTALMDKCEENVTIISEKDTQIGKLKEKLKAVLEYNRMFSEECDRVKSEHDALLKYVNDCKRVVREEKEKRAELEIKHSKLEEKMKQYEMPDRDHTDGGIPLVEVCMSCSSRQIVLKQARELNNRLQKDMQAMKEVLYRLNVQLSRYQEKLRVNSTVADVKDCKSNGYDLDSLITASFGHRQDGDEENKPLDGVTRSVDVSGLLSAQALVPLFDAYQENLQEKDNLIQDYEKQFENMNKKSKDIVTENKCLTEKIDRLDEELTRARLSYKKVMVEKETGDIERATLLERADKAETKLKEVYELYEDKIATMMRDYETVHREYFTVKSALETSSAKLAQMDALRARTVPADLHERRLEDCCLKNSNTNTALTQNVKLNK